The following proteins are encoded in a genomic region of Gimesia algae:
- the thiO gene encoding glycine oxidase ThiO, producing MMDVNIIGGGVIGLSIAYELVNQGLTVAVFDRQQFGQEASWAGAGMLPPAKLECATTPGGQLRAASQPLWPEWSCRLQEESGIDNGYLICGGLHVSLSEDIADWQSYVEDWRKTGTAVEELDSVSLREHAPFLNPQIASGFSLPEMGQVRNPRHMKALLSACANRGVAIHAGAPAVGFETKGESVTGIQTPFGIHQAGQTVIAGGAWSPELLSRLGIQCELVPVQGQIVLLSMKRIPFRQVIESGRRYLVPRSDGKILIGSTEKQAGFNKENTAEGVAGLIAFAQSVVPELKDATFERAWAGLRPKSIDGLPYLGRVDGYQNLIMAAGHYRDGLQLSPITARLIRQLICEEELSISLDPFACQRGIKIN from the coding sequence ATGATGGATGTAAATATTATTGGCGGCGGAGTGATCGGCCTTTCGATCGCTTACGAACTGGTGAACCAGGGTTTGACGGTTGCCGTTTTTGATCGTCAGCAGTTCGGGCAGGAGGCCTCCTGGGCCGGTGCCGGCATGCTGCCTCCCGCGAAACTCGAATGCGCGACGACTCCCGGAGGACAACTCCGCGCCGCCAGTCAGCCGTTGTGGCCCGAGTGGTCGTGTCGTCTGCAAGAGGAATCGGGAATTGATAACGGCTATCTGATCTGTGGTGGCTTGCATGTCTCTCTGTCTGAAGATATCGCCGACTGGCAGAGTTATGTAGAGGACTGGCGAAAAACCGGGACCGCTGTCGAAGAACTGGACTCTGTTTCATTACGGGAACACGCACCATTTTTAAATCCACAGATCGCGTCTGGTTTCTCTCTGCCTGAAATGGGACAGGTTCGTAATCCAAGACATATGAAAGCGCTGCTGTCTGCGTGTGCCAATCGAGGAGTCGCAATTCATGCAGGGGCTCCTGCCGTCGGATTTGAAACCAAAGGTGAGAGCGTTACGGGAATACAAACACCATTTGGAATCCACCAGGCGGGACAAACCGTGATTGCAGGAGGCGCCTGGTCGCCTGAACTGCTCAGTCGACTGGGGATTCAGTGTGAGCTGGTCCCCGTGCAGGGGCAGATTGTATTACTGTCAATGAAACGTATCCCATTTCGACAGGTGATCGAATCGGGACGCCGCTATCTCGTGCCCCGCAGTGATGGAAAAATTCTGATCGGCTCCACAGAGAAACAAGCCGGCTTCAATAAAGAGAATACGGCAGAGGGAGTGGCAGGGCTGATTGCATTCGCGCAGTCTGTCGTGCCAGAGTTGAAGGATGCGACATTCGAACGCGCCTGGGCGGGCTTGCGACCCAAGTCGATTGACGGTCTGCCATACCTGGGACGCGTTGATGGTTATCAGAACCTGATCATGGCTGCCGGGCATTACCGGGATGGCTTACAGCTTTCGCCAATCACCGCCAGGTTGATTCGGCAATTAATCTGTGAGGAAGAATTGTCGATCTCGCTGGATCCGTTTGCCTGTCAGCGCGGCATTAAGATTAATTGA
- a CDS encoding c-type cytochrome domain-containing protein: protein MSHRSVQITRFLLALVLFSGILTATSQAAKLTAEQRKELASIKRNLGKAATLIRQKKYDEAKTLTDEEEAKLDKLALDAMIPETDPVIFSTKRLIDARRTLLEKAMGGGGGTPGANKGISFESQIAPILNEKCSNCHGAQRASANLNLNTFADMRKGGRTGLLLVPGNPRASLLALKLIAPDNQRMPKNAPALEQNQIELIAKWIQEGARFDGEKETDPIGASAKAKKNPVKVEMATGNEKVSFMNDVAPWMLDFCMRCHSGNNPASGFSVMTFEDILRGGDTGEVIVPGKPDDSRLWQLVGLQDPIKMPQGQALLKRKNANDLKTWIEEGAKFDGKNAKGNLREMVPTEDEKRMAELATLSPEKFADMRRETLEPTWKRALNNEKPELLETDDFIFYGNVGSDRLKQISGWAETQADSLRKLFNEKQKPLWRGKLAVYVIKDRFGYSEFNQTNEDRRVDPATTWHSKVTPTSLEAYLVLQDVGDEASLDSPGLQTNVVAGLTNAAIQRGEGDVPMWLSRGLGMLLAANGSSGQKYFESLRQEALNAAPKVTRPEQLVAEGTFSPSETTAVGFTLVEFLINNGGAQKMALLLKEFKAGTAAPAALQKVYGTNLRALATAYARTLRPGKLN from the coding sequence GGCTCTGGTTCTATTCTCCGGAATCCTGACTGCCACCAGCCAGGCAGCGAAGCTGACTGCGGAACAACGTAAGGAGTTGGCTTCGATCAAACGGAACCTGGGTAAAGCGGCAACGCTGATTCGTCAGAAAAAATATGACGAAGCGAAAACACTGACCGATGAAGAGGAAGCCAAGCTGGACAAGCTGGCTTTGGATGCAATGATTCCGGAAACCGATCCTGTCATCTTCAGTACCAAACGCTTGATTGATGCACGTCGGACACTACTCGAAAAAGCCATGGGAGGGGGAGGTGGTACTCCTGGTGCCAATAAAGGAATCAGTTTTGAATCGCAGATTGCACCGATTCTCAATGAGAAGTGTTCCAACTGCCACGGCGCACAACGGGCGAGTGCGAATCTGAATTTGAATACATTTGCAGACATGCGAAAAGGGGGACGGACTGGCTTGCTGCTGGTGCCGGGTAATCCGAGGGCCAGTCTTCTGGCACTCAAATTGATCGCGCCAGATAATCAGCGGATGCCGAAGAATGCACCGGCTTTGGAACAGAATCAGATTGAATTGATTGCGAAATGGATCCAGGAAGGAGCCCGCTTTGATGGTGAGAAAGAGACTGACCCCATTGGCGCTTCTGCAAAAGCGAAAAAGAACCCCGTCAAAGTGGAGATGGCAACGGGTAATGAAAAAGTTTCCTTTATGAATGACGTTGCCCCCTGGATGCTGGATTTCTGTATGCGATGTCACAGCGGAAATAACCCGGCCAGTGGATTCTCTGTCATGACCTTTGAAGATATTCTGCGCGGCGGTGATACCGGGGAAGTGATCGTGCCCGGGAAACCGGACGACAGCCGTCTGTGGCAACTGGTAGGTTTACAGGATCCAATCAAAATGCCTCAGGGGCAGGCATTGCTCAAACGAAAAAACGCCAATGATCTGAAAACCTGGATTGAAGAAGGTGCCAAATTCGATGGTAAAAATGCCAAAGGCAACTTGCGGGAAATGGTTCCAACTGAAGATGAGAAACGGATGGCGGAACTGGCAACGCTTTCGCCGGAAAAATTTGCTGATATGCGTCGGGAAACACTGGAACCCACCTGGAAACGCGCATTGAACAACGAAAAGCCGGAACTACTCGAGACAGATGATTTTATTTTCTATGGAAATGTCGGTTCAGATCGACTGAAGCAGATCAGTGGCTGGGCTGAAACCCAGGCGGACAGCTTACGAAAACTGTTCAATGAAAAACAGAAACCACTCTGGCGAGGCAAACTGGCTGTGTATGTGATCAAAGACCGGTTCGGTTATTCAGAATTCAATCAGACCAATGAAGACCGCCGGGTTGACCCTGCTACAACCTGGCATTCCAAAGTCACTCCGACTTCTCTGGAAGCCTATCTGGTTCTGCAGGATGTTGGTGATGAGGCGAGCTTGGATTCTCCGGGTCTGCAGACCAATGTCGTTGCGGGATTGACCAATGCGGCAATCCAACGTGGAGAAGGGGATGTGCCGATGTGGCTGTCTCGCGGTTTGGGAATGCTGCTGGCGGCGAATGGTTCATCCGGTCAAAAATATTTTGAGTCGCTAAGACAGGAAGCGCTGAATGCGGCTCCCAAAGTGACGCGCCCCGAACAACTGGTTGCCGAGGGGACCTTTTCACCTTCCGAAACGACGGCTGTCGGATTTACGCTGGTTGAGTTTCTGATCAACAACGGGGGCGCACAAAAGATGGCGCTGCTGTTGAAGGAATTCAAAGCGGGAACCGCAGCGCCTGCCGCATTGCAGAAAGTCTACGGGACGAATCTGCGGGCACTGGCGACTGCTTATGCCAGGACTCTACGCCCCGGTAAGTTGAATTGA
- the dtd gene encoding D-aminoacyl-tRNA deacylase: MRAVVQRVSRASVTVNGEITGEIEQGFLVLLGVEQDDTQDDVIYLAQKAAGLRVFEDADGKMNLALSDVNGKMLVVSQFTLLGDCRKGRRPSFVNAARPEQANELYQSFVAEVRGQGIPVETGRFQEHMDVELVNDGPITLLLDSKKQF, translated from the coding sequence TTGAGAGCTGTGGTACAAAGAGTATCCCGTGCGAGTGTGACGGTGAATGGTGAGATCACGGGAGAAATCGAGCAGGGGTTTCTGGTCTTGCTGGGCGTGGAGCAGGATGACACGCAGGATGATGTGATTTACCTGGCTCAGAAAGCCGCGGGTCTGCGTGTGTTTGAAGATGCGGACGGAAAAATGAATCTGGCGTTGTCTGATGTGAACGGTAAAATGCTGGTGGTGAGTCAGTTCACCCTGCTGGGAGACTGCCGCAAGGGACGCCGACCGAGTTTTGTGAATGCAGCGCGACCCGAACAGGCGAATGAACTCTATCAGAGTTTTGTGGCGGAAGTCCGTGGTCAAGGCATCCCGGTGGAAACAGGTCGTTTTCAGGAACACATGGATGTGGAACTGGTCAACGATGGACCCATCACGTTGCTGTTGGACAGTAAGAAACAGTTTTAA